The following are from one region of the Desulforegula conservatrix Mb1Pa genome:
- a CDS encoding PAS domain S-box protein: MLVQPVKTSNTEKNWKSCTDSSLCFGISLLFFILIALFFASSSIAEKTVRIGAFYYYPAIFKDKDGVEKGFYVDLFKIIAEKEGWQIEYVYGSWTEGLERIRKGEVDVLTSVARTQDRENFMDYCSTPVLTVWGEVYVHRSSDLDSILRMQGKRIAVMKNDFNALSYKKLADSFGLKCEYLEVESFDEVLKMVQDKKADGGVVSSIFGAGKSPSFDVKGTGIVFNPFDIFFTVGKNSNKDILESLNRYLETWKDDRNSPYYTKMKEWLRREAGIHEVIPSWIWESFALLCSTAIIVLIFNILLRRRVRKNTLDIIASSERLAESEFRFRRLHESMMDSFVQTDMSGNIIDFNKPFIEMLGYTGDEFKNLTYMDLTPLKWHAMESAIVEEEILPKGYSGIYQKEYIRKDGSVFPVELRTFLIRDEKNQPVGMWAIIRDITARKQAEDEQERDEERLSSLLSIMQHRSETSQEFLDFALHEAIRLTHSKIGYIYHYDEEKKEFSLNSWSRDVMKECSITKPMTCYELEKTGIWGEAVRQRKAMILNDFDAENHLKKGYPEGHVNISRFMTLPVFKENKIIAVIGVGNKETDYNDTDLLQLSILMEAVFKALEKNQAQDALKMSEARMAAFMRHVPALILIKDSELRAIYANDKFMQFFPFDEWKNKTPHELFSDDIADAMLTKDREAFEKGHIIYEEEWTDRYGDGHIFLTSKFRINVPDSEPMLGIIISDITERKAAESALHEITEMFRLFMENNPIYVFIKDENIRPVYLSRNFENMIGRPLDEILGRTMDELFPSDLAKSIIEDDKKILKEGKLLEVVEELDGKTYTTIKFPMMINGVPKYLAGYTMDITEKKLAEQEKEKLYTQLLQSQKMESIGRLAGGVAHDFNNMLQAIIGFSDMALMKMKDDDIIHGYLTEIQKAANRSADLTRQLLAFARKQTVMPKVLDLNDVVASMLKMLGRMIGEEINLVLKPAISLWKVFMDPTQLDQILANLAVNARDAIKGKGTITISTFNIDLDPVYCMQHAGSIPGQYVVLSVSDDGCGMSEDVIANIFEPFFTTKDVGEGSGLGLATVYGIVKQNCGFIDVSSSPGHGTTFSVYIPRYEEEIQEMDTSARLHAVNRGSETVMFVEDETVLLNLGKAVLRHHGYTVITSDNPLEALSIAEKYPLDIHILITDVVMPEMNGKELADAFLKIKPGAKCLFMSGYATDLITNRGALTEGAHFIQKPFSTVDLATKVREILESA, from the coding sequence ATGCTTGTTCAGCCAGTAAAAACTTCAAATACAGAAAAAAACTGGAAGTCGTGCACTGATTCATCTTTGTGTTTCGGTATTTCCCTTCTTTTTTTTATTCTCATTGCTTTATTTTTTGCATCTTCATCCATTGCTGAAAAAACCGTGAGAATAGGCGCTTTTTATTATTATCCGGCAATTTTTAAAGATAAAGATGGCGTTGAAAAAGGTTTTTATGTCGATCTTTTTAAAATAATCGCTGAAAAAGAAGGCTGGCAGATCGAATATGTTTACGGCTCATGGACTGAAGGGCTGGAGCGCATAAGAAAAGGCGAGGTTGATGTTTTAACCAGCGTTGCCCGGACACAGGACCGTGAAAATTTCATGGATTACTGCTCTACTCCGGTTCTTACGGTTTGGGGTGAAGTTTATGTGCATAGATCCTCTGATCTTGATTCAATACTGAGGATGCAGGGCAAAAGAATTGCCGTGATGAAAAATGATTTCAACGCACTGAGCTATAAAAAACTCGCGGATTCTTTTGGACTCAAATGCGAGTATCTTGAAGTTGAGAGTTTTGATGAAGTCTTAAAAATGGTTCAGGATAAAAAAGCTGACGGAGGAGTTGTCAGCAGCATCTTCGGTGCAGGGAAGAGTCCATCTTTTGATGTCAAGGGAACCGGAATTGTTTTTAATCCTTTTGACATCTTTTTTACGGTCGGGAAAAACTCGAACAAAGATATACTGGAAAGTCTTAACCGCTATCTTGAAACATGGAAAGACGACAGAAATTCTCCCTACTACACTAAAATGAAAGAATGGCTACGCAGGGAAGCAGGTATCCATGAGGTCATTCCGTCATGGATCTGGGAGTCTTTTGCTCTTTTGTGCTCAACTGCAATCATAGTCCTGATTTTCAATATCCTTCTCAGGCGCCGTGTGCGCAAAAACACCCTCGACATAATAGCCTCATCAGAACGTCTTGCAGAAAGTGAATTCAGATTCCGCAGACTTCATGAAAGCATGATGGACTCATTTGTTCAGACAGATATGTCTGGCAATATAATTGATTTCAACAAGCCATTCATTGAAATGCTGGGTTACACAGGTGATGAGTTTAAAAATCTCACATATATGGATCTTACTCCTTTAAAATGGCATGCAATGGAATCAGCAATCGTAGAGGAGGAAATTCTTCCCAAAGGCTATTCAGGAATTTATCAAAAAGAATACATCAGAAAAGACGGTTCTGTTTTTCCTGTGGAACTGAGAACTTTTCTAATCCGGGATGAGAAAAATCAACCTGTGGGCATGTGGGCTATAATAAGAGACATTACAGCCAGAAAACAGGCTGAAGATGAACAGGAGCGAGATGAAGAGCGACTGAGCAGCTTGTTGTCCATAATGCAGCATAGATCCGAAACCTCACAGGAATTCCTTGATTTTGCCCTTCATGAGGCAATCAGGCTAACACACAGTAAAATCGGTTATATTTACCATTATGATGAAGAAAAAAAGGAGTTCTCCCTTAATTCATGGTCAAGGGATGTAATGAAGGAATGCAGCATAACAAAACCCATGACCTGCTATGAGCTTGAAAAGACAGGTATATGGGGAGAAGCTGTAAGACAGAGGAAGGCCATGATCCTTAATGACTTCGATGCAGAAAATCATCTAAAAAAAGGTTATCCGGAAGGCCATGTGAACATATCAAGATTCATGACCCTTCCTGTATTTAAAGAAAATAAAATTATTGCGGTCATAGGGGTTGGTAACAAGGAAACAGATTATAACGACACTGATTTATTGCAGCTGTCCATTCTGATGGAGGCTGTTTTCAAAGCCCTGGAAAAAAATCAGGCCCAGGACGCCCTTAAAATGAGCGAAGCCAGAATGGCAGCGTTCATGAGGCATGTTCCTGCCCTTATTCTCATCAAAGATTCCGAGCTCAGGGCTATTTACGCCAATGATAAATTTATGCAGTTTTTCCCTTTTGACGAATGGAAAAACAAAACCCCGCACGAGCTTTTCTCTGATGATATAGCAGACGCCATGCTGACAAAAGACAGGGAGGCTTTTGAAAAAGGCCACATAATTTATGAAGAGGAGTGGACTGACAGATATGGTGATGGGCATATTTTTCTGACAAGCAAATTCAGGATTAATGTTCCTGATTCGGAGCCAATGCTTGGAATAATAATCTCAGACATCACAGAACGAAAGGCTGCTGAAAGCGCTCTGCATGAAATAACTGAAATGTTCCGGCTTTTCATGGAAAATAACCCCATTTATGTTTTTATAAAAGACGAAAACATCAGGCCTGTATACTTAAGCAGAAATTTTGAGAATATGATTGGCAGGCCCCTTGATGAAATTCTGGGAAGAACAATGGACGAGCTGTTTCCTTCTGATCTTGCAAAAAGCATAATTGAGGATGATAAAAAAATTCTGAAAGAAGGCAAACTCCTCGAAGTAGTTGAAGAGCTTGACGGGAAAACTTATACGACCATCAAATTCCCAATGATGATAAATGGCGTTCCGAAATATCTTGCCGGATATACAATGGACATCACAGAGAAAAAGCTTGCAGAGCAGGAAAAGGAAAAACTTTACACCCAGCTTCTTCAGTCCCAGAAAATGGAGTCCATTGGCCGTCTTGCCGGAGGAGTAGCCCATGATTTCAACAATATGCTCCAAGCCATCATAGGCTTTTCTGATATGGCCCTCATGAAAATGAAGGACGATGACATTATTCACGGCTATCTGACAGAAATCCAGAAAGCCGCAAACAGATCTGCGGATCTTACAAGGCAGCTCCTTGCTTTTGCCAGAAAGCAGACTGTTATGCCCAAAGTCTTGGACTTGAATGATGTCGTGGCGAGCATGCTTAAAATGCTTGGAAGGATGATAGGCGAAGAAATAAATCTTGTCCTTAAGCCCGCAATCAGTCTCTGGAAGGTATTCATGGACCCTACCCAGCTTGACCAGATACTCGCAAATCTTGCGGTTAATGCCAGGGACGCCATAAAAGGCAAGGGCACCATTACAATAAGCACCTTTAATATAGACCTTGATCCGGTTTACTGCATGCAGCACGCAGGATCAATTCCTGGTCAATATGTAGTTTTAAGCGTCAGTGATGACGGGTGTGGTATGAGCGAAGATGTCATTGCAAACATCTTTGAACCATTTTTTACAACAAAGGATGTGGGTGAAGGGTCAGGACTCGGTCTTGCTACAGTGTACGGCATTGTAAAGCAGAATTGCGGTTTTATTGATGTTTCAAGCAGTCCAGGCCATGGAACTACATTTTCTGTCTATATACCTCGTTATGAGGAAGAGATTCAGGAAATGGACACTTCGGCCAGACTTCATGCCGTTAACCGTGGCAGTGAAACCGTCATGTTTGTGGAAGACGAGACCGTTCTCCTTAATCTTGGTAAAGCAGTGCTAAGGCACCATGGTTATACTGTCATAACCTCGGACAATCCTTTAGAAGCTCTTTCTATTGCTGAAAAATATCCCCTTGATATTCATATTCTTATTACGGATGTGGTGATGCCTGAGATGAATGGGAAAGAACTGGCGGATGCGTTTCTTAAAATAAAACCGGGTGCAAAATGTCTTTTCATGTCAGGATATGCCACAGATCTGATCACAAACAGAGGCGCTCTTACAGAAGGTGCTCATTTCATACAGAAGCCTTTTTCAACGGTTGATCTGGCCACAAAGGTGAGGGAAATTTTGGAGTCTGCCTGA
- a CDS encoding tRNA-binding protein, with protein MKNSANETIEWNDFERVELRVGTVVEVHEFPGAKKPAYKIFADFGDGFGIKKSSAQITDLYRPEDLVGKQIIGVLNFAPRQIGKFMSEFLVTGFVQDSGAVVLAIPERKVANGLKLA; from the coding sequence TTGAAGAATTCTGCAAATGAAACAATAGAATGGAATGATTTTGAAAGGGTGGAGCTTCGGGTTGGAACCGTTGTCGAGGTTCATGAGTTCCCTGGTGCGAAAAAACCTGCATATAAGATTTTTGCTGATTTTGGAGACGGTTTTGGAATAAAAAAATCCAGCGCCCAGATAACTGATCTTTACAGGCCTGAAGATCTTGTGGGTAAGCAGATAATCGGAGTCCTCAACTTTGCTCCGAGGCAGATAGGAAAATTCATGTCAGAATTTCTTGTCACAGGTTTTGTTCAGGATTCGGGCGCAGTTGTACTTGCCATTCCGGAAAGAAAAGTGGCAAATGGGCTGAAACTGGCCTGA
- a CDS encoding GspE/PulE family protein, protein MSEKSFAVKLVSDGVLSSEEISRLMMKLGDSGEKLRDHLLEIAALPRNEIGKRWGDAISVAYVDLEKTLFQKEALSHLSLENAIKYNAIPLYMLGSTITVATDRPNDQDRIQALRMVSGKLVSPVFSFPGEISDAISINYQSKDSLEGAIGRIFDNALFKGQGKITHEQIEKIAGDKAMIELASGVILLAVKERASDIHIEPREDMLHIRFRIDGVLQERLRLEHALLAPMVSRYKVMANLDITEKRRPQDGRITLKLASKSVDIRISTVPAIYGEKIVMRILGQVMARDVPELEELMFSKSILEAVKRIINSPNGVFFVTGPTGSGKTTTLFSILKRLNKPEVNIMTIEDPVEYRIAGINQIQVNHDINLNFAAALRAFLRQDPDVILIGEIRDLETAKIASQAALTGHLVLATLHTNNALQAVTRLIEIGVEPFLVAPSIIGVMAQRLVRKICDKCKTSYVVDKEIAEKYFIIRNDREVIFYKGNGCADCNNTGYSGRVAIHEVFLITEEIRAMVASGVSILDIQKKARDIGFKELRYDGMKKVLRGVTTITELERVCVSGNA, encoded by the coding sequence ATGAGTGAAAAGTCTTTCGCGGTAAAACTTGTTTCAGATGGAGTTCTTTCTTCCGAAGAGATTTCAAGGCTGATGATGAAACTTGGGGACTCGGGCGAGAAGCTGAGGGATCACCTTCTGGAGATAGCGGCTCTTCCAAGGAATGAGATAGGAAAAAGATGGGGAGACGCCATATCCGTGGCTTATGTCGACCTTGAAAAAACCCTTTTTCAGAAAGAAGCCCTTTCTCACCTGAGTCTTGAGAATGCCATAAAATACAATGCCATACCTCTATATATGCTTGGCTCCACTATTACCGTGGCGACTGACCGGCCAAATGATCAGGATAGAATCCAGGCGCTCAGGATGGTATCTGGAAAGCTTGTAAGCCCGGTGTTTTCTTTTCCTGGTGAAATTTCCGATGCGATATCAATTAATTACCAGTCCAAGGATTCTCTTGAAGGAGCCATAGGAAGAATTTTTGATAACGCACTATTCAAAGGACAGGGCAAGATCACCCATGAGCAGATCGAAAAAATAGCTGGCGACAAGGCCATGATCGAGCTTGCTAGTGGAGTAATTCTGCTGGCGGTCAAAGAGAGGGCAAGTGATATTCACATAGAGCCAAGGGAAGATATGCTTCATATCCGTTTCAGGATTGACGGCGTTCTACAAGAAAGGCTCAGGCTTGAACACGCGCTTCTTGCTCCCATGGTTTCAAGATACAAGGTCATGGCCAATCTTGATATCACAGAAAAAAGAAGACCACAGGATGGCAGAATAACCCTCAAGCTTGCCAGTAAATCAGTAGATATAAGAATTTCAACTGTTCCAGCCATTTACGGTGAAAAGATAGTAATGAGAATCCTTGGTCAGGTTATGGCAAGGGATGTTCCTGAACTTGAAGAGCTGATGTTTTCAAAATCAATCCTTGAGGCTGTAAAGAGAATAATTAATTCTCCTAATGGAGTTTTTTTTGTTACAGGCCCCACGGGATCAGGTAAAACAACGACGCTTTTCTCAATACTGAAAAGGTTGAACAAGCCTGAAGTCAATATAATGACAATTGAAGATCCCGTGGAATACAGAATCGCAGGGATTAATCAGATTCAGGTAAACCACGACATAAATCTTAATTTTGCGGCAGCGTTAAGGGCTTTTCTAAGGCAGGACCCTGATGTCATTCTGATTGGAGAGATAAGGGATCTGGAAACGGCCAAAATAGCCTCCCAGGCTGCTCTCACAGGCCATCTGGTTCTTGCAACCCTTCATACGAATAATGCGCTTCAAGCTGTCACCCGTCTCATAGAAATAGGTGTCGAACCGTTTCTGGTGGCACCCTCCATAATAGGAGTCATGGCCCAGAGACTGGTCAGAAAAATCTGTGATAAATGCAAAACATCCTATGTTGTTGACAAGGAGATCGCAGAGAAATATTTCATAATTAGAAATGACCGTGAAGTAATTTTTTACAAGGGCAACGGATGCGCGGACTGCAATAACACCGGGTATTCAGGACGTGTAGCAATCCACGAGGTCTTTCTGATAACAGAAGAAATCAGAGCCATGGTTGCGTCCGGCGTTTCCATCCTTGATATCCAAAAAAAGGCAAGAGATATTGGGTTCAAGGAATTGCGGTACGACGGCATGAAAAAAGTTCTCAGGGGAGTGACCACAATTACTGAGCTTGAGAGGGTCTGCGTTTCAGGGAATGCATGA
- a CDS encoding response regulator transcription factor, producing MADKFRVVVADDENHIRMFIKSVLKTIGAEIVGEAKNGNEAIDIFRKTRPDLLLMDINMPEKTGDEALIDIMKEFPDACVIMMTSVSDIETVQQCIEKGASHYIRKDTPIDQIKEIILETLNINKGE from the coding sequence ATGGCTGATAAATTCAGGGTTGTGGTTGCAGATGATGAAAATCATATCAGGATGTTCATAAAATCTGTCCTTAAAACCATAGGAGCCGAGATTGTAGGGGAGGCCAAAAACGGGAACGAGGCCATCGATATCTTTCGAAAAACCAGGCCTGATCTGCTTCTCATGGACATTAACATGCCTGAAAAAACCGGTGATGAAGCCCTTATAGATATAATGAAAGAGTTCCCCGATGCCTGCGTAATAATGATGACTTCAGTTTCAGATATTGAAACTGTACAGCAATGCATTGAAAAAGGCGCGTCCCATTATATACGCAAGGATACGCCCATAGACCAGATTAAGGAAATCATACTTGAAACTCTGAATATAAATAAAGGTGAATGA
- a CDS encoding sensor histidine kinase has translation MHLILEKICAADPSELKTPLISSLISSVMELSAVKKDDRINHELFKKLVLDYSFAERKLHEANQFKNRMIGMTAHDLRNPLISIRGLSELLLDQNMGPLSEEQKEFIKVINDASRHLIDLINEILDVSAFESGKLTIKKEWTDFSKLVFERMRIFSIQADKKNIRLESNLEHFGLVYLDSSRIIQVIDNFTSNALKFSPSGSTVKVGLKKEAEKAVFIVSDQGPGFTEDDRAKLFGEFTRLSARPTAGEHSTGLGLSITKKIIEAHGGTISLASEPGNGASFSVFLPIQEINNG, from the coding sequence ATGCACCTAATTCTTGAAAAAATATGCGCGGCTGATCCTTCAGAACTTAAGACGCCGCTTATATCTTCTCTAATCAGCTCTGTCATGGAGCTATCTGCGGTAAAAAAAGATGACAGGATCAATCACGAACTGTTTAAAAAGCTTGTTCTTGACTACTCATTTGCCGAAAGAAAACTGCATGAAGCCAATCAGTTCAAGAATCGGATGATAGGCATGACGGCCCATGACCTCAGAAATCCGCTCATCTCGATACGCGGCTTGAGCGAATTGCTGCTTGATCAGAATATGGGGCCGCTCAGTGAAGAACAGAAAGAATTTATCAAGGTTATTAACGACGCAAGCAGGCATCTCATTGATCTGATCAATGAAATCCTGGACGTTTCGGCTTTTGAAAGCGGAAAACTGACAATAAAAAAAGAATGGACCGATTTCAGCAAACTTGTTTTCGAACGAATGAGAATATTCAGCATTCAGGCGGACAAGAAGAACATCCGCCTTGAGTCCAATCTCGAACATTTTGGCCTTGTTTATCTTGATTCTTCAAGGATAATCCAGGTCATAGACAATTTCACAAGCAATGCCCTTAAGTTTTCACCAAGTGGTTCAACGGTCAAAGTTGGCTTGAAGAAGGAAGCTGAAAAAGCTGTATTCATTGTATCAGACCAGGGGCCAGGATTTACGGAAGATGACAGGGCAAAGCTTTTCGGCGAATTTACAAGACTCAGCGCAAGACCTACGGCAGGAGAACATAGTACAGGGCTTGGGCTTTCAATCACAAAAAAAATAATCGAGGCACACGGCGGCACCATATCACTTGCAAGCGAACCTGGTAATGGGGCCTCCTTTTCGGTGTTTCTGCCAATTCAGGAGATAAATAATGGCTGA
- a CDS encoding oxygen-binding di-iron domain-containing protein, producing MSSRSNQNSIDYNYPVKLADGVYWVGYHDPESGLHCNPYIIIDGNEAVLVDGGSRPDFPNVMMKILQTGIHPSSIKAMVFHHYDPDLCAGIPNFEDIIGREDLMIISDYQNKAFIKHYSVASRILSLEQMNHEYVFSSGRRLTFHNTPYAHSSGSFVTFDNVAKVLFSSDLFGSFGRDWDLYFEYHRECQTCSDYENCPRQKPSCPVVDMMKFHQSIMPSNRSLKMALEIMAEIPFEMIAPQHGSVIKGAEKIIFVFKTLCNLEKVGVDSLLGERAYQSIGNIKKLTERLEQNAPNS from the coding sequence ATGAGTTCCCGCAGCAATCAGAATTCCATTGATTACAACTATCCTGTAAAGCTTGCTGATGGAGTTTACTGGGTTGGGTATCATGACCCTGAATCCGGCCTTCACTGTAATCCATATATAATCATAGACGGAAACGAGGCTGTTCTTGTGGATGGAGGCAGCAGGCCTGATTTCCCGAATGTCATGATGAAAATTCTCCAGACCGGAATTCATCCATCCTCGATAAAGGCCATGGTTTTCCATCATTATGATCCGGATCTGTGCGCAGGTATTCCGAATTTTGAGGATATCATCGGAAGAGAAGACCTCATGATCATATCCGATTATCAGAATAAGGCCTTTATTAAGCACTACTCTGTCGCATCCAGAATTTTGTCCCTCGAGCAGATGAATCATGAATATGTTTTTTCATCCGGCCGCAGACTGACTTTCCACAATACTCCATACGCCCATTCTTCAGGAAGCTTTGTAACCTTTGACAATGTCGCAAAGGTTCTTTTTTCCAGCGATCTTTTCGGTTCTTTCGGAAGAGACTGGGATCTTTATTTTGAATACCACCGTGAATGCCAGACCTGTTCCGACTACGAAAACTGCCCGAGACAGAAACCTTCGTGCCCTGTTGTTGATATGATGAAGTTTCATCAATCCATAATGCCATCAAACAGATCACTGAAAATGGCTCTGGAGATAATGGCGGAAATCCCATTTGAAATGATTGCGCCGCAGCATGGCAGTGTAATCAAGGGAGCTGAAAAAATCATCTTCGTATTTAAAACACTCTGCAATCTGGAAAAAGTGGGTGTAGACAGTCTTCTTGGAGAAAGAGCCTATCAGAGCATTGGAAATATAAAAAAACTAACTGAGAGGCTGGAACAGAATGCACCTAATTCTTGA
- a CDS encoding YbhB/YbcL family Raf kinase inhibitor-like protein produces MIIFTIFRQFWITAYPGITEIGLFAALSKFCDNKNKKKERIMIRKIIVAATFMALLSTSAIAGEMFSVSSPKFKEGDKMGMDQVFSGFGCTGKNISPELEWKNAPKETKSFAVTVYDPDAPTGSGWWHWTIFNIPKNTTKLVENAGDPASGLAPKESTQSMTDFGKPGYGGACPPAGDKPHRYIFTVHALDVEKLPLEQAASGAMVGFNLNQHSIAKAQLTVLFSR; encoded by the coding sequence TTGATTATTTTCACTATTTTCAGACAGTTCTGGATTACGGCCTACCCAGGAATAACGGAGATCGGACTTTTTGCGGCTTTGTCAAAATTCTGCGACAACAAAAACAAAAAAAAGGAAAGAATCATGATCAGAAAAATTATCGTTGCTGCTACATTTATGGCCCTGTTATCAACGTCTGCAATTGCGGGAGAAATGTTCTCTGTTTCAAGCCCTAAATTCAAAGAAGGAGACAAAATGGGAATGGATCAGGTCTTCTCTGGTTTCGGATGCACAGGAAAAAATATTTCGCCCGAACTTGAATGGAAGAATGCGCCTAAAGAAACCAAAAGCTTTGCGGTTACGGTATATGATCCGGATGCACCGACCGGAAGCGGCTGGTGGCACTGGACAATTTTCAATATTCCGAAAAATACGACAAAGCTTGTTGAAAATGCCGGAGATCCAGCTTCGGGATTGGCGCCAAAGGAAAGCACCCAGAGCATGACAGATTTTGGGAAGCCTGGATATGGAGGCGCCTGCCCGCCTGCCGGTGACAAGCCCCACAGGTATATTTTTACAGTACACGCACTCGATGTCGAAAAACTGCCCCTTGAACAGGCCGCATCAGGCGCAATGGTTGGTTTTAACCTGAACCAGCACAGTATTGCAAAGGCTCAGCTCACAGTTCTTTTTTCAAGATAA
- a CDS encoding DUF523 domain-containing protein: protein MKIVSACLAGINCRYDGKSSPVEEVMNLVRKGEAIPVCPEQFGGLPTPRICCEIKNGMVFTKAGDDVSSEFKKGAEQGLKIALLAGCDSAILKARSPSCGCGKIYDGSFSGKLIDGNGLFAEMLLSHGIDVKTEENID from the coding sequence ATGAAAATAGTAAGCGCCTGCCTTGCAGGCATCAATTGCAGATATGACGGAAAATCAAGCCCGGTTGAAGAAGTAATGAATCTCGTCAGAAAAGGTGAGGCAATTCCTGTCTGCCCCGAACAGTTTGGGGGACTTCCTACCCCAAGAATCTGCTGTGAAATCAAAAATGGCATGGTTTTCACAAAAGCCGGTGATGATGTTTCCTCTGAATTCAAAAAAGGCGCGGAACAGGGCCTTAAGATCGCCCTTCTTGCCGGATGCGATTCAGCCATACTAAAGGCAAGGTCACCTTCCTGTGGCTGCGGAAAAATCTACGACGGCTCCTTTTCAGGGAAACTCATTGACGGGAATGGCCTTTTTGCTGAAATGCTTCTCAGCCACGGCATAGATGTTAAAACTGAGGAAAATATTGATTGA
- a CDS encoding GTP cyclohydrolase, FolE2/MptA family — protein MENFSGFFYRDKESGASSLKYIPESEHKRILNTSEDIPEQAPSFPLFLDEVGISNKTLWISLPEGLIPFEATITVSLPPDSRGIHMSRMEGAISELHGVLFESPTVYAEELARKIGEKQTGDKVSVNLSGKIPLIQTTTASRNKSIDSVMIDISVSGLKKDENLKLETVLSAGMDHITACPCTQEYNRALFNTESSKCLPTHSQRSSTRLAVRVSNGYPEWKDLVTCIKSALHTTNDLLKRNDEAEIVLKSHSAPQFAEDAARETARAAGRIMGGKLSSDTPVKIESLSLESIHTHNVWCKVSTTMGRITEIENSLKKSDS, from the coding sequence ATGGAAAACTTTTCAGGATTTTTTTACCGCGACAAAGAATCTGGAGCCTCGTCTCTGAAATATATACCCGAATCAGAACATAAAAGAATATTAAACACCAGCGAAGACATTCCTGAGCAGGCCCCATCATTCCCATTGTTTCTCGATGAAGTTGGAATAAGCAACAAAACCTTGTGGATAAGCCTTCCCGAAGGACTTATTCCTTTTGAGGCAACCATAACTGTCAGCCTTCCCCCTGATTCAAGGGGCATTCACATGTCCAGAATGGAAGGAGCAATTTCAGAACTTCATGGTGTTTTATTTGAAAGTCCCACAGTCTATGCCGAAGAACTTGCGAGAAAAATTGGTGAAAAGCAGACGGGCGACAAAGTCAGCGTAAATCTGTCCGGCAAGATTCCTCTGATTCAGACAACGACTGCAAGCAGAAACAAATCAATAGATTCCGTGATGATTGACATATCAGTTTCAGGACTGAAAAAAGACGAAAATCTGAAGCTCGAGACTGTTCTGTCAGCAGGTATGGATCACATAACAGCCTGTCCTTGTACCCAGGAATATAACCGTGCGCTTTTCAACACAGAAAGCTCTAAATGCCTTCCGACCCATTCCCAGAGATCAAGCACCAGGCTTGCTGTCAGGGTTTCAAACGGCTATCCTGAGTGGAAGGATCTTGTTACATGTATTAAATCCGCCCTTCACACCACAAATGACCTTCTGAAAAGAAACGACGAGGCTGAAATTGTCCTGAAATCCCATTCAGCCCCTCAGTTTGCCGAAGACGCTGCAAGGGAAACAGCAAGAGCAGCCGGGAGAATCATGGGAGGAAAGCTTTCTTCTGATACCCCTGTAAAAATAGAATCCCTCAGCCTTGAAAGCATTCACACACACAATGTCTGGTGTAAGGTATCAACAACAATGGGCAGGATTACGGAGATAGAAAACAGCCTGAAAAAATCCGATTCGTAG